One window of the Ureibacillus sp. FSL W7-1570 genome contains the following:
- a CDS encoding ISL3 family transposase has product MSHHHSIRNLLNIKDKNITFDENFCAEELIKGVQSKVFYGQLTYQPKACYACGHVFDVQIIKHGFKTSLIKMPSISGFHTYLKLRKQRYFCKHCHSTFTLKTSVVAKNCCISNNTKVAIALNAKDKISEKDIAMKHNVSHATVSRVIDSFYSYYQPNVHYLPKHLCFDEFKSVKSAAGAMSFIFCDSETGEIVDIVEDRRLHVLKEYFLRYSKKARDAVKTIVIDMYSPYISLIHEVFPKAEIVLDKFHILQLFSRALNKTRINVMNRDKKNYNKLKKYWKLLLKDQTKLDYKNYKYHRCFKKHMCEVEILHYLIDLDSELKASYELYQYVQHCIKIKDFELLKKTLENKQNIVSSYMKTAIKTINKYINYVENTLKYDYNNGILEGINNKIKVIKRISFGYRSFYHFRNRIFITQNLAKIKTA; this is encoded by the coding sequence ATGTCTCACCATCATTCTATACGAAACCTACTCAATATAAAAGACAAAAATATCACATTTGATGAAAATTTTTGTGCAGAAGAACTCATTAAAGGGGTCCAATCAAAAGTCTTTTATGGCCAATTAACTTACCAACCAAAAGCTTGTTATGCTTGTGGACATGTCTTTGATGTTCAAATCATTAAACACGGTTTTAAAACGTCTCTCATTAAAATGCCTAGCATTTCAGGTTTTCATACCTACTTAAAATTGCGTAAACAGCGTTATTTCTGTAAACATTGTCATTCCACGTTTACTTTAAAAACGAGCGTCGTGGCTAAAAACTGTTGTATTTCCAACAATACTAAAGTAGCGATTGCTTTAAACGCCAAAGATAAAATATCCGAAAAAGATATTGCGATGAAACATAATGTTTCTCATGCCACTGTCAGTCGTGTCATTGACAGCTTTTATAGCTATTATCAACCAAATGTTCACTACCTTCCAAAGCATTTGTGTTTTGATGAGTTTAAATCAGTGAAATCCGCAGCTGGAGCGATGTCCTTTATTTTCTGCGACTCTGAAACGGGGGAGATTGTGGATATCGTGGAGGACCGGAGATTACATGTCCTCAAAGAGTATTTCTTACGGTATTCCAAGAAGGCGAGAGATGCGGTAAAAACGATTGTCATCGATATGTACAGCCCTTATATTTCCTTAATCCACGAAGTTTTCCCTAAAGCGGAAATCGTACTCGACAAATTCCATATCCTCCAACTATTTAGCAGAGCTTTAAACAAAACGCGCATCAACGTCATGAATCGGGATAAAAAGAATTACAATAAATTAAAAAAATACTGGAAGCTCCTTCTGAAAGATCAAACAAAACTTGATTATAAGAACTATAAATATCATCGTTGCTTTAAAAAGCATATGTGTGAGGTGGAGATTCTCCACTATCTCATTGATTTAGATTCTGAATTAAAAGCGTCCTATGAGTTATATCAATACGTGCAACATTGCATAAAAATCAAAGACTTTGAGCTCCTAAAGAAAACATTAGAGAATAAACAAAATATCGTTTCCAGCTATATGAAAACCGCCATCAAGACAATCAACAAATACATCAATTACGTGGAGAATACGTTGAAATATGATTATAACAACGGCATTTTAGAGGGGATTAATAACAAAATCAAAGTGATTAAACGCATTTCTTTCGGTTATCGATCCTTCTATCACTTTAGAAACCGAATATTCATTACCCAAAACTTAGCGAAAATAAAAACAGCTTAG
- the smpB gene encoding SsrA-binding protein SmpB codes for MPKGTGKVIAQNKKATHDYFIEKTFEAGMVLQGTEIKSIRAGRVQLKDSFVLIRNGEAWIHNMHISPYEQGNRFNHDPLRVRKLLLHKKEIAELAGAVKRDGYTIVPLKIYIKDGYAKLLIGLGKGKKKYDKRADERKKEAKREMERALKLKNQ; via the coding sequence ATGCCAAAAGGAACAGGAAAAGTCATTGCCCAAAACAAAAAAGCGACCCATGATTATTTTATTGAAAAGACTTTTGAAGCCGGCATGGTGTTGCAAGGAACCGAAATCAAATCCATCCGTGCTGGCCGCGTGCAATTGAAAGATTCCTTCGTATTAATCCGGAACGGGGAAGCGTGGATCCACAACATGCACATCAGCCCTTATGAACAGGGAAACCGCTTCAACCATGATCCATTAAGGGTGCGGAAACTGCTTCTACATAAAAAGGAAATTGCCGAACTGGCCGGTGCGGTAAAACGGGACGGCTATACGATTGTACCGCTGAAAATCTATATCAAAGACGGTTACGCGAAATTGTTGATCGGCCTCGGAAAAGGGAAGAAAAAATATGATAAACGCGCCGATGAGCGGAAGAAAGAAGCAAAACGCGAAATGGAACGCGCATTGAAATTGAAAAACCAATAG
- the rnr gene encoding ribonuclease R — protein sequence MAQHTELEQRILNLMKEEDYKPLKVDELEEVLGIETADEFKELVKALVRMEDQGYIVRSRSNRYGLPERMNLLRGKFIGHSKGFGFVTPEEEGLDDIFIPPHEVNGALNGDIVLVRVLKESSGEKREGTIIKVVERSKTTFVGTYQANRGFGFVVPDDKRLNMDIFVAKEDSLGAVDGHKVVVEVTNWPSEIKSATGVIIKILGHKNDPGVDILSIIFQHDIPPEFPEEVLKEAAKVPDVIAEEDLVGRRDLRNETIVTIDGADAKDLDDAVTVTKNEDGTYKLGVHIADVSYYVKEGSLLDKEAYKRGTSVYLADRVIPMIPHRLSNGICSLNPQVDRLTISCEMIIDQNGNVIEHEIFPSVIRTTERMTYSDVYKILEEENEALIERYKPLVPMFKEMKELALILRKKRMNRGAIDFDFEEAKIVVNEEGWPIDVVLRERTIAERIIEEFMLCANETVAEHFHWMEVPFLYRIHEDPKPEKLQRFFEFITNFGLIVKGTGNSVHPKALQEILESIKGLPEEPVISTMLLRSLQQARYYPESIGHFGLSTDFYTHFTSPIRRYPDLIVHRLIRTYLFEGDVSKQTIFKWAQVMDEIADHTSECERRAVDAERDVESLKKAQYMSDKIGEEFVGIVSSVTNFGIFVELPNTIEGLVHITNLTDDYYHFDERQMIMVGEYTGRIFRIGDEVKVRVANVNLDESSIDFEIVDMVKSFHKVRREAPKVIQAERKQRKRKDKEEEERGRKGKKKEKFYEGVAKKGKKKKRK from the coding sequence ATGGCACAACATACTGAGCTTGAGCAAAGAATTTTAAATTTAATGAAGGAAGAAGATTATAAGCCGCTTAAAGTGGATGAACTGGAAGAGGTGCTCGGCATTGAAACGGCCGATGAATTCAAAGAATTGGTCAAAGCCCTTGTCCGCATGGAAGATCAGGGGTACATCGTCCGTTCCCGCTCGAACCGCTACGGCTTGCCGGAACGGATGAACCTGCTCCGGGGAAAATTTATCGGCCACTCAAAGGGCTTCGGATTTGTCACACCAGAGGAAGAAGGGTTGGATGACATTTTCATCCCGCCGCACGAAGTCAATGGCGCATTGAACGGGGACATTGTTTTAGTGCGCGTATTGAAAGAATCTTCCGGCGAGAAGCGGGAAGGCACCATCATCAAAGTGGTGGAGCGTTCCAAAACAACCTTTGTCGGCACATACCAGGCCAATCGCGGCTTCGGCTTTGTCGTGCCGGACGATAAACGGTTGAACATGGATATTTTCGTTGCCAAGGAAGATTCGCTGGGCGCTGTGGACGGCCATAAAGTGGTTGTGGAAGTGACGAACTGGCCGAGCGAAATCAAATCGGCAACGGGCGTCATCATCAAAATTTTAGGGCATAAAAACGATCCGGGTGTGGATATTTTATCCATCATTTTTCAACATGATATCCCGCCGGAATTTCCGGAAGAGGTGCTGAAAGAAGCGGCAAAAGTGCCGGATGTGATTGCGGAAGAAGATTTGGTGGGACGCCGGGATTTACGAAATGAAACGATTGTGACGATTGACGGCGCAGATGCGAAAGACTTGGACGATGCGGTGACGGTGACGAAAAATGAAGATGGCACATATAAATTGGGTGTTCACATTGCCGATGTAAGTTACTATGTGAAAGAAGGCTCTTTGCTCGATAAAGAAGCCTATAAACGCGGAACGAGCGTTTACTTGGCGGACCGCGTGATTCCAATGATCCCCCACCGGTTATCAAACGGAATATGCTCTTTGAATCCCCAAGTGGACCGCTTGACGATTTCCTGTGAAATGATTATCGACCAAAACGGGAACGTCATTGAGCATGAAATCTTCCCGAGCGTGATCCGGACAACGGAACGGATGACCTATTCCGATGTATATAAAATATTGGAAGAGGAAAACGAAGCGCTCATTGAACGCTATAAACCGCTTGTTCCGATGTTCAAGGAAATGAAGGAATTGGCCCTCATTTTGCGCAAAAAACGCATGAACCGCGGCGCCATCGATTTTGACTTTGAAGAAGCGAAAATCGTGGTGAATGAAGAAGGGTGGCCAATCGACGTGGTGCTAAGGGAGCGCACGATTGCCGAACGCATCATCGAGGAATTCATGCTTTGCGCCAATGAAACGGTGGCGGAACATTTCCATTGGATGGAAGTGCCATTCCTTTACCGTATCCACGAAGATCCGAAACCGGAAAAATTGCAACGCTTCTTTGAATTCATTACTAACTTTGGGTTGATTGTGAAAGGGACAGGAAATTCCGTCCATCCGAAAGCCTTGCAGGAAATTCTTGAATCCATTAAAGGTTTGCCGGAAGAGCCGGTTATTTCGACAATGCTCCTTCGTTCGTTGCAACAGGCGAGATATTATCCGGAATCCATTGGCCACTTCGGGTTATCAACGGACTTTTATACCCATTTCACTTCGCCAATCCGCCGTTATCCGGACTTGATTGTGCACCGGTTGATCCGTACTTATTTATTTGAAGGCGATGTTTCGAAACAGACGATTTTCAAATGGGCGCAAGTGATGGATGAAATCGCCGACCATACGTCTGAATGTGAACGGAGAGCGGTGGATGCCGAACGGGATGTGGAATCGCTGAAGAAAGCCCAATACATGTCCGACAAAATCGGCGAAGAATTTGTGGGCATTGTTTCTTCTGTAACGAACTTCGGCATTTTCGTCGAGCTGCCGAATACAATCGAAGGGCTCGTCCACATTACGAATTTGACCGATGACTACTATCACTTCGATGAACGCCAGATGATCATGGTCGGGGAATATACCGGACGCATCTTCCGCATTGGGGATGAAGTGAAGGTCCGGGTTGCCAATGTGAATTTGGACGAATCCTCCATCGACTTTGAAATTGTGGATATGGTCAAATCCTTCCACAAAGTTCGAAGAGAGGCCCCGAAAGTGATCCAGGCGGAACGGAAGCAAAGAAAACGGAAAGATAAAGAGGAAGAAGAGCGCGGCAGAAAAGGCAAGAAGAAAGAGAAATTTTACGAAGGCGTCGCCAAAAAAGGGAAAAAGAAGAAAAGAAAGTAG
- a CDS encoding carboxylesterase: protein MKKKEQQPFFFPAGKRAVLLLHGFTGSSADVRMLGRFLEKKGYTSYAPHYRGHGVPPEELIKTGPKEWWEDVVKAYETLKEKGYEQIAVAGLSLGGVLSLKLAMNVPLKGVITMCSPMTMRTTDMMFKGVIKYAKEYKKYEGKSEQQITEEIEAIRQKGMPGLADLQQFVQEVRNDLDLVYAPILVIQSRHDEIIDPNSAHIIYENVESLNKKLVWFEESSHVITLDKEKQQLHEVIYEFLESLDWEDQ, encoded by the coding sequence ATGAAGAAAAAAGAACAGCAACCCTTCTTTTTCCCTGCAGGAAAGCGCGCGGTGCTCCTGCTTCACGGGTTTACCGGAAGTTCCGCGGATGTTCGGATGCTCGGCCGCTTTCTTGAAAAAAAAGGCTATACAAGTTATGCGCCCCATTACCGTGGCCATGGTGTACCGCCGGAAGAACTCATCAAAACAGGGCCGAAAGAATGGTGGGAAGATGTCGTAAAAGCTTATGAAACCTTGAAGGAAAAAGGATATGAGCAAATTGCGGTTGCCGGATTGTCCCTGGGAGGCGTTTTGTCATTAAAACTTGCCATGAACGTCCCTCTGAAAGGTGTCATTACGATGTGCTCCCCAATGACGATGAGAACGACGGACATGATGTTTAAAGGCGTCATCAAATATGCCAAAGAATATAAAAAATATGAAGGGAAATCGGAACAGCAAATCACCGAAGAAATTGAAGCGATCCGCCAAAAGGGCATGCCGGGTTTGGCGGATTTGCAGCAGTTCGTCCAGGAAGTCCGAAACGATCTCGACTTAGTATATGCACCGATTCTCGTCATTCAATCAAGACATGATGAAATTATTGACCCGAATTCTGCTCATATTATCTATGAGAATGTGGAATCCTTGAATAAAAAACTGGTTTGGTTTGAAGAATCGAGTCATGTCATTACTTTGGACAAAGAAAAACAACAATTGCATGAAGTGATTTACGAATTTTTGGAAAGCCTGGACTGGGAAGATCAGTGA
- the secG gene encoding preprotein translocase subunit SecG: MHTVLLVLLILVSLALIAVVLLQSGKSAGLSGAISGGAEQLFGKTKARGIDLILHRTTIVLAVLFFILTLLVIKF, translated from the coding sequence TTGCATACTGTATTGTTGGTATTATTAATTCTTGTATCTCTTGCTTTAATCGCCGTGGTATTATTGCAATCTGGTAAAAGTGCAGGCTTATCAGGTGCCATCTCTGGTGGAGCTGAACAACTATTCGGTAAAACGAAAGCTAGAGGAATCGATTTGATTTTACATAGAACAACCATTGTTCTTGCGGTATTGTTTTTCATTTTAACATTGTTGGTTATCAAGTTTTAA
- a CDS encoding bile acid:sodium symporter family protein, which translates to MNTFQKIGKFAGDTFALWVLLAAGLAMWIPEYFTWISPWITTLLGIVMFGMGMTLKLEDFKLVLLQPKGVIIGIIGQFTIMPFLAFVLAKLFQLPPEIAVGVILVGCCPGGTASNVMTFLAKGNTALSVTITSCTTLLAPIVTPALIYFLASEWLPVSFMAMFLSVVKVVLIPIVLGILAQIFFKPVVEKSIDILPTISVTAIVLIVAAVVSGSRDKIIESGLLILAIVILHNGLGYAIGYLAAKVFRLDYEDKKAVAIEVGMQNSGLGASLAATHFDPVSAVPSAIFSFWHNISGPILATYWAKRASKRKVAQGD; encoded by the coding sequence ATGAACACGTTTCAAAAAATAGGGAAATTTGCAGGCGATACTTTTGCATTATGGGTATTATTGGCTGCGGGTCTCGCCATGTGGATTCCCGAATATTTCACTTGGATTTCCCCATGGATCACAACATTGCTTGGAATTGTCATGTTCGGCATGGGGATGACGTTAAAATTGGAAGATTTTAAATTGGTCTTATTGCAGCCTAAAGGGGTTATCATCGGCATTATCGGACAATTTACCATCATGCCATTCCTTGCTTTTGTCTTGGCGAAACTTTTCCAGCTTCCACCTGAAATTGCGGTTGGCGTGATTTTGGTCGGTTGCTGTCCAGGGGGAACGGCATCAAACGTCATGACGTTCTTGGCAAAAGGGAATACGGCGTTATCCGTAACCATTACTTCCTGTACCACATTGCTTGCCCCAATCGTGACACCTGCATTGATTTACTTTTTGGCGAGCGAATGGCTGCCGGTTTCTTTCATGGCCATGTTCCTTTCAGTGGTAAAAGTCGTGTTGATTCCGATTGTTTTAGGGATTCTTGCGCAAATCTTCTTTAAACCGGTTGTTGAAAAAAGTATCGATATTTTGCCAACAATTTCCGTTACTGCGATTGTATTAATTGTTGCAGCCGTCGTTAGCGGTAGCCGTGATAAAATTATCGAATCTGGTTTATTGATTTTGGCGATCGTTATTTTACATAACGGATTGGGTTATGCAATCGGCTATTTGGCAGCGAAAGTGTTTCGCTTGGATTATGAAGATAAAAAGGCGGTGGCCATCGAAGTGGGTATGCAAAACTCCGGATTGGGTGCAAGTTTGGCAGCAACCCATTTCGATCCGGTTTCTGCCGTGCCAAGCGCCATCTTCAGCTTCTGGCACAATATTTCCGGCCCAATTTTGGCAACGTATTGGGCGAAGAGGGCAAGCAAGCGGAAAGTGGCGCAGGGTGATTGA
- a CDS encoding nuclease-related domain-containing protein has protein sequence MLLLDRKTPKSILILEALLRRLDSNDRDFSYFQDYLTRLKFGHEGEHRVDREWFEMPYLNEHFLFFNYEIENELGFSHQIDTLLLTKHFLLILEVKNIAGRIDYDEQKHQLIRTRPTGTEDTLTNPFDQLHRHEELFHRILSKWKFSLPIEKAVVMANPATIIGNVPKSPPIFHASGLRSFIKKCLVRHESQLTTGQLDKLAKQLLSRAVSRNFDLNISVDRIRKGVLCEKCNYAVAMTYGRGIWTCPKCGFESRDALLRALDDYRLLISERITNREFREFFNVDSGDAAQKILTRLNLVAVGNNRGRYYIIPDNLLSR, from the coding sequence TTGCTTCTGCTGGATCGAAAAACGCCGAAAAGCATTCTGATTTTAGAAGCGCTTTTGCGCAGGTTGGATTCCAACGATCGGGACTTTTCCTACTTCCAAGACTACTTGACCCGGCTGAAGTTCGGGCACGAAGGGGAGCATCGGGTGGACCGGGAATGGTTTGAAATGCCCTATTTGAACGAGCATTTTTTGTTTTTTAATTATGAAATTGAAAATGAATTAGGCTTCTCGCATCAGATTGACACTTTATTGCTGACAAAGCACTTTCTGTTGATTTTGGAGGTTAAGAACATTGCTGGGCGGATTGATTATGACGAACAGAAGCATCAATTGATCCGCACCCGTCCCACAGGTACAGAAGATACTTTGACGAATCCTTTTGATCAGCTGCATCGCCATGAAGAATTGTTTCATCGGATTTTATCGAAATGGAAGTTCTCTTTGCCGATTGAGAAGGCGGTTGTCATGGCCAATCCCGCCACCATTATCGGAAATGTCCCAAAGTCCCCACCAATCTTTCATGCAAGCGGTTTGCGATCGTTCATTAAAAAATGTTTGGTTCGGCATGAAAGTCAGCTCACAACGGGCCAATTGGACAAGTTGGCAAAGCAGCTTTTGTCGCGGGCTGTATCCCGCAATTTTGATTTGAATATCAGCGTGGATCGCATTCGAAAAGGCGTGCTTTGCGAGAAATGCAATTATGCTGTGGCGATGACTTACGGCAGAGGGATTTGGACTTGCCCTAAATGCGGATTTGAAAGCAGGGATGCGTTGCTGCGGGCACTGGATGACTATCGGTTATTGATTAGCGAGCGGATTACGAATCGGGAGTTTAGGGAGTTTTTTAATGTGGATTCCGGAGATGCTGCACAAAAAATATTGACCAGACTTAATCTTGTAGCGGTCGGAAATAACAGGGGGAGATATTATATAATTCCTGACAATTTATTAAGTAGGTGA